Within the Solwaraspora sp. WMMA2056 genome, the region GTGATCTGGATTGGACTGGTTTGCAGCGTGCCGCTCTGGCTTGTCACACTCATCGGCACAGAGCGGAACTGAACATCTGGGTTGGATGACCATCGACGGCACGGTCTGTTAGGCGGTCGCACGGTCGACTACGCCTTGGATGTCACCGGGGAGCGGGTGCGGTCGTTCACCGACACCGCTGACGGCACGCCGGTGACGACGGTGCATTACTACGACGACGACGGGGACAACCCGGCCTGGACCCAGGAGAACGTCGACACCTGGACGCGGATCGTGGCCGGTGTGTCGGGGATGGGTGGTATCTGGAACAGCGACAACGGGCAGGTGACGTGGCGGTTGGCCAACCTGCACGGCGACATGGTCGCCACCATCCTCCCCGACGATGCCGGTCTGTCGGCCACCACGGATGCCAGCGAGTACGGCACCCCCCGTAACCCCGACGCCATCGGCAGCGAACGCTACGGCTGGCTGGGCGCGAAACAACGCGCCACCGACCCCGCCACCGGCCTGATCCTGATGGGCGTCCGCCTCTACAACACGACCGCCGGACGCTTCCTCACCGTCGACCCTGTGTATGGCGGCAGTTGCAATGCCTACGAGTACGTGTGTGGCGACCCGGTGAATTCATTCGATTTGGACGGACGTAATTGTCGAACCTGGAAATGGGTAATAACCTCGTCCTGTCGTCCGTCCGGCAGTCACCGCGAGACGATCCATGCTCATGTTTCTCTAGCTGCCTGGGTCGTTCCCGGTGGTGCTGCATATAAGGGCGCCCGGTTCGCCTATAAGTTCGGAAAGGCTTCCTGGAAGGCAAAGAAGAGATTCACGAAGGCGAAGTGGAAAAACTGCAGGTCGGGATGGCAGAATTGTGCAAGGAAAGCATCTTCGGGAATTGGAAAGGCTGCCTTCCAGGCGTATTTTGGCGGCGACTGGGATAATGCAAAAACTGCCGGTCGTTTCTGGAGGGATTCCACGCATGACAATCGCGCGAAAGCGCAGAATGTAATATGTGGGTCGCTTTACAACTTGACTCGAGGGATGTCGCGAACCTCGTGCCCGATGAGGAAATATAGGAGGAATTGGCGATGGTGAAACGCGAGAACTCGAAGAGTGGGGTGATCACAACTGGTGTGATGCTCCTGCTGGGGGCTTGCCTGCTTCCAGAAATCATCATTGAAGGCTCGTGGCGCGCATGGGGTGCAGTGCCGACAATGATACTGGTTCTATATCTATTTCTTCACGAGGTTTCCGTCCTGGTGCGAAAACGGAGGCGACCGCCATCGGCTGAATGAGATCGGCCATGGTGCCAGGGCCTTGTGTAGTTGAATGAGGTGTCTCTGACCTGGGCATGCGCGATCTCGTTGCCTGATTGAAAGGTGACGTGGGACTGGTGCGGCCCAAAGGTGATCATAGAGTTGCTAAGACCGCATGATACTGACAAGGACCACGCTCGCGCGTGTCATCGATCGCTGATCGACGTGATCCGTCGGCACGTCCCAGCCCGGGCTCTTGTGGAGGAGATTCAGTATCGCCGCCAATGGCAGTCGCCAAGGTAGTGGGGATCACTCGGTCGAGGGCGGTGCGCAGCCAGTTCCGGCTGGGTGCTCCGAGTGCGGCGAGCACGAACGGCGCCTTGACGATGTTGCGGCGGGCTACGCCCAGACTTTCCGGGGTTGGACATGAGTTCGCATCCTCTCCATGGCTACTTCGGACGGTGCAGTTCATTCCCCTACATGGATATGGCCGTGTGAGGTCCAACGTTCGACGTCCTTGTTGCGGATCGGGCGCATGGCTGGTGTGAACGGCTGCGTCGATAGGCTGGCCGGTATGGGCGATGCGACGGGTGGAGCCGATGGGCTGCTGTGGGGTCGGACCGACGACGGCACCAGCCCCGAGCAGTCCGATGCCCATCGCTGGCAGGTGTTCGGGGCGCGGACCGTGTATGAGCGGCGGCCGTGGGTCAGCCTTGACCTGGTCGACGTCCAGCCGCCCGGCGGCGAGCGGTTCGAGCATCACGTCGTACGGCTGTTTCGGGCTGCGATCGGCGTCGTTGTCGACGATCGGGACCAGGTGCTGATGCTGTGGCGGCACCGATTCGTGTCGGACCAGTGGGGCTGGGAGCTTCCCGGTGGCATCGTCGACGACGGCGAGAGCCCGGCGGTAGCCGTGGCCCGCGAGGTCGAGGAGGAAACCGGCTGGCGGCCGACGACCATGCGGCACCTGATCTCGTATCAGCCGATGGTCGGCATGATCGATTCGCCGCACGACGTCTACTACGCCGAGGGGGCGACGTTCATCAACCGGCCAGCGGCATCTGACGAAGCCGGCGAGGTCGCGTGGGTGCCACTCGCCAGTATCCGAGGGCTGCTGGACCGGAACGAGATCCTCGGCTCCGGCTCGATCGTCGGACTGCTACACGTGCTGGCGTTCGGCGTACCAAAGGGCTAGACAACTGCGGTGATTCGGGTCATCAGTTGGTTGAGGCGTCGCTGGTTCCTCAGCGATCCGGTCCGGCTGGCCAGCGCCCGCGCACGTCGTGCTTCCTGCTCGGCTTCGCGCAGGTCGCCGCTGGCCAGGTGGGCATGAGCGAGACCGATCCGGAGACCGGCCTCGGCGCGAGTGAAGGTGCCGTCCATCGCGGCGAGGGCGGCATGCAGGTCTTCGACCGCTGCGCCTTCACCCAGTAGGGCATGGGCGTTACCGCGCCAGCGGGTCAGGTGGGCCTCGTTGAGGAAGATTCCGGCGACCTCCTCGTCTCGCATTTCCGCACCGCTCGGCAGTGTCGCGGCGGCCCGGTCGAGTGCGGCGTGGGTTGCCGGTGCGTCCGACAGCATCGCGGCGAACTCGGCGTGGGCGGCATGCAGCCAAGCCAGCAGCCGGGCGGGGGCCTTCCGCTCGGCCACGGCCAACGCCTCCAGGATCAGCGCGCGGGCAAGCTCCGGCTTTCCGGCATCGACCAGGACGTACGCCTGTTCGCCCATGGCGTGCGCGACCAGTGCTGGGCTCGCGGCTTCGACCGCTGCTCGTCGCGCCAACTCGTAGCAGCGCCAGGCGCGGTCGACCGCGCCGACGTCGAGCGCCTGCCAGCCGGCCAGCGTCGCGGCACCGGCGAGCGCCCGCGCGACGGGCCGTCGCGCAGCCGGCAGTACGGAGTACGCCAGGGCATTCTCCAGCGTCTCGACGTGGGTGCGCATCTGATCGCCGAGCGTGGGAGCGCCCATCTGGCGATCGATGGAGCGAAAGAGCTCGGTCTGCTGCGTCAGCACGCCGACCAACCCGACGTCGACCGACTTGGACGCCTCGATGCGCTTGGCCAACTCGGAGTACGCGTTGTCCAGCGTCTCGCCTGGCGTTGCGGTCGGTCCGAACAGCTCGGCGTCGGTCAGCCCGAAAATCGCTCGCAGGACCGCGCGATACTCGTCGCTGACCGACCGTCGACCGTTCTCCCACTCGGAAACGTAGACCTTGAGGCTTGCCCGCGTGGCCGTAGCTGCGCCAGCGGCGGCGCGCCGCCGAGCGATTTCATGAACGAGCCGTGCCTGCGACCATCCGCGCGACTCGCGTGCTGCCTTGAGCGCGTTCATCCCGCCTCCGTCCGGTCACGCTCATGATGCCTCACCTGGACCGGGAACGACAGGGGTTAACAGGGAGGAGTTAACCATTGTGGTCTGTCCTCTTGCGGTGCTGAGCCGGTTTAGTCGATGACGACAGACAGCGTTGGTCGGCCACAAGATCGAAAG harbors:
- a CDS encoding XRE family transcriptional regulator, with amino-acid sequence MNALKAARESRGWSQARLVHEIARRRAAAGAATATRASLKVYVSEWENGRRSVSDEYRAVLRAIFGLTDAELFGPTATPGETLDNAYSELAKRIEASKSVDVGLVGVLTQQTELFRSIDRQMGAPTLGDQMRTHVETLENALAYSVLPAARRPVARALAGAATLAGWQALDVGAVDRAWRCYELARRAAVEAASPALVAHAMGEQAYVLVDAGKPELARALILEALAVAERKAPARLLAWLHAAHAEFAAMLSDAPATHAALDRAAATLPSGAEMRDEEVAGIFLNEAHLTRWRGNAHALLGEGAAVEDLHAALAAMDGTFTRAEAGLRIGLAHAHLASGDLREAEQEARRARALASRTGSLRNQRRLNQLMTRITAVV
- a CDS encoding RHS repeat-associated core domain-containing protein, yielding MRSFTDTADGTPVTTVHYYDDDGDNPAWTQENVDTWTRIVAGVSGMGGIWNSDNGQVTWRLANLHGDMVATILPDDAGLSATTDASEYGTPRNPDAIGSERYGWLGAKQRATDPATGLILMGVRLYNTTAGRFLTVDPVYGGSCNAYEYVCGDPVNSFDLDGRNCRTWKWVITSSCRPSGSHRETIHAHVSLAAWVVPGGAAYKGARFAYKFGKASWKAKKRFTKAKWKNCRSGWQNCARKASSGIGKAAFQAYFGGDWDNAKTAGRFWRDSTHDNRAKAQNVICGSLYNLTRGMSRTSCPMRKYRRNWRW
- a CDS encoding NUDIX hydrolase, which gives rise to MGDATGGADGLLWGRTDDGTSPEQSDAHRWQVFGARTVYERRPWVSLDLVDVQPPGGERFEHHVVRLFRAAIGVVVDDRDQVLMLWRHRFVSDQWGWELPGGIVDDGESPAVAVAREVEEETGWRPTTMRHLISYQPMVGMIDSPHDVYYAEGATFINRPAASDEAGEVAWVPLASIRGLLDRNEILGSGSIVGLLHVLAFGVPKG